A region of Staphylococcus sp. IVB6181 DNA encodes the following proteins:
- a CDS encoding O-acetylhomoserine aminocarboxypropyltransferase/cysteine synthase family protein — translation MTNDFKFETLQLHAGQEVDQSSHSRAVPIYQTTSFTFDDTQHAANLFGLKELGNIYSRLTNPTVAVFETRVAELEGGVAGIAVASGMAAITYAIQTVADAGDHIVASSTLYGGTHTLFAHTLPKFGIDVSIVDSKNFDEVKNAIKDNTKALYIETVGNPEGNVEDIEKLADIAHEAGIPLIVDNTFASPYLINPIKYGANIVVHSATKFIGGHGTSMGGVVVDGGNFDWTQNDKFPGLTEPDPSYHDLVFTEAFGPAALAFKIRTTLLRDTGAALSPFNAFLLLQGLETLSLRVERHVENAEKVAKFLEGHEKVEWVKYAGLPSSEYYDLKQKYLPKGASSIFTFGVKGGYEAGIKFIESLELFSLLANVGDAKSLVIHPASTTHAQLNEEDQLKAGITPETIRVSIGLEHIDDIINDLEKGLDAI, via the coding sequence ATGACAAATGATTTTAAATTCGAAACGTTGCAATTACACGCAGGACAAGAGGTAGATCAATCTTCGCATTCGAGAGCGGTACCGATTTATCAAACGACTTCATTTACATTTGACGATACACAACACGCAGCTAACTTATTTGGTTTAAAAGAACTTGGTAATATCTATTCTCGTTTAACTAACCCTACTGTAGCAGTATTTGAAACACGTGTTGCTGAACTTGAAGGCGGGGTTGCAGGGATTGCGGTAGCATCAGGTATGGCTGCGATTACTTATGCAATTCAAACTGTAGCAGATGCTGGCGACCACATCGTAGCAAGCTCTACTTTATACGGCGGTACACATACATTATTTGCACATACTTTACCTAAATTCGGTATCGATGTTTCTATCGTTGACAGCAAAAACTTTGATGAAGTGAAAAACGCAATCAAAGATAATACAAAAGCGTTATACATTGAAACTGTAGGGAACCCTGAAGGTAACGTTGAAGACATTGAAAAATTAGCTGATATTGCACATGAAGCAGGTATTCCATTAATCGTAGATAACACATTCGCTTCTCCATACTTAATCAATCCGATTAAATACGGTGCAAACATTGTGGTGCATTCTGCAACTAAATTTATCGGCGGTCATGGTACTTCTATGGGCGGTGTCGTTGTAGACGGCGGTAACTTCGACTGGACACAAAATGACAAATTCCCTGGTTTAACTGAGCCTGATCCTTCTTACCATGATTTAGTATTCACTGAAGCTTTCGGCCCAGCTGCATTAGCTTTCAAAATCAGAACAACTTTACTTCGCGATACAGGTGCAGCGTTATCTCCGTTTAATGCTTTCTTATTATTGCAAGGTTTAGAAACATTATCATTAAGAGTAGAACGTCATGTTGAAAACGCAGAAAAAGTAGCGAAATTCTTAGAAGGCCACGAAAAAGTAGAATGGGTTAAATATGCAGGCTTGCCTTCAAGCGAATATTACGACTTAAAACAAAAATACCTTCCAAAAGGCGCAAGCTCAATCTTTACATTCGGCGTTAAAGGCGGCTATGAAGCAGGTATTAAATTTATCGAATCATTAGAATTATTCTCTTTACTTGCGAACGTTGGGGATGCGAAATCATTAGTCATTCACCCAGCTTCAACAACACATGCGCAATTAAATGAAGAGGATCAATTAAAAGCAGGTATTACACCTGAAACTATCCGTGTATCTATTGGACTTGAACATATTGATGACATCATCAATGACTTAGAAAAAGGATTAGACGCGATTTAA
- a CDS encoding AI-2E family transporter has translation MANNDKPHRFSLSETRFMKFMGGKNLLFGLIMLILIGVAIFIFDKVSYIFQPFIIIFNTIAAPVILGLILFYLLDPVIRFMERYNIPRLWGIIILFCLVAAVITLVVNLLIPVISDQIKSFAHNFPRYTDKFNELVTQVSSWSNLPGVSNFYTQIQDQLDKIAKKVPGMVSSFFDDFGTKIMSIIDTVVNIGVVIVTTPFVLFFFLKDGHRFKENATKAIPPKYRKDFHEIIESMSMQVGSYIQGQMIVSFCIGVLLFIGYSIIGLDYSLVLACIAAVTSVVPYLGPTIAISPAIIMALITSPIMLIKLIVVWTAVQFIEGHFISPNVMGKTLKIHPLTIIFVLLCAGNLLGIVGVILAIPGYAVIKVLVMHLFGMYKRRYNRYYGQDSGPYEVADEEWADNPNNEIK, from the coding sequence ATGGCAAATAACGATAAACCCCATCGCTTTTCATTAAGCGAAACAAGGTTTATGAAATTTATGGGAGGCAAGAATCTGTTATTTGGCCTAATCATGCTGATATTGATTGGTGTGGCAATTTTTATTTTTGATAAGGTCTCATACATATTCCAGCCTTTTATAATTATCTTCAACACAATTGCAGCACCTGTCATTTTAGGATTGATTTTGTTTTACTTATTAGATCCTGTTATTCGATTTATGGAACGTTATAACATCCCAAGACTTTGGGGGATTATTATTCTGTTTTGTTTGGTGGCTGCAGTCATTACGTTAGTCGTGAATTTATTGATTCCGGTCATCAGCGACCAAATCAAAAGCTTTGCGCACAACTTCCCAAGATATACAGATAAGTTCAATGAGCTGGTTACGCAAGTTTCAAGCTGGTCTAACTTGCCTGGCGTTTCGAACTTCTATACGCAGATACAAGATCAATTAGATAAAATTGCGAAAAAAGTACCGGGTATGGTTTCAAGTTTCTTTGATGATTTCGGAACGAAAATTATGTCGATTATTGATACGGTTGTCAACATCGGTGTCGTTATCGTTACAACACCATTCGTGTTATTCTTCTTCTTAAAAGACGGCCACCGTTTCAAAGAAAATGCGACAAAAGCAATTCCGCCGAAATACCGTAAAGATTTTCATGAAATCATTGAAAGTATGAGCATGCAAGTTGGTTCTTATATCCAAGGACAAATGATTGTATCATTTTGTATCGGGGTCTTGCTCTTTATCGGCTACTCGATTATCGGTTTGGATTACAGTTTAGTCTTAGCATGTATTGCAGCTGTAACGAGTGTCGTACCGTATTTAGGACCTACGATTGCGATTTCTCCTGCTATTATTATGGCATTGATTACATCGCCGATTATGCTGATCAAACTGATTGTCGTATGGACAGCAGTGCAATTTATCGAAGGACACTTTATCTCTCCGAACGTTATGGGTAAAACATTGAAAATCCACCCATTAACCATTATCTTCGTGTTGTTATGTGCAGGTAATCTTTTAGGTATTGTAGGGGTTATCTTAGCCATTCCGGGTTATGCAGTTATCAAAGTATTGGTTATGCATTTATTCGGAATGTACAAACGCAGATACAACCGCTACTACGGTCAAGATTCCGGTCCGTATGAAGTGGCAGACGAAGAATGGGCAGATAATCCGAACAATGAAATCAAATAA
- the mprF gene encoding bifunctional lysylphosphatidylglycerol flippase/synthetase MprF, translating into MSKRMKSRLITGAKAVFAAVLFIIVVMTLYRELSTINFKKLFMLFEKLNRVELTSLLVVGGLSILLLSFYDVVMVRTLKLKMPMMKVMRVSYIINALNSIIGFGGFIGAGVRVSVYKQYTKDTKTLLHYISLVLLSMLTGLSLLSILVVTHVFNAKHLLDDYPVVHVLLYVVACFLPVFVFVTIKKPVQQSHRFTGVYLTIVSSIEWLAASMVLYFALRIVDLNVEFTSFVGIFIIAAIAGLISFIPGGFGAFDVVILVGLKHLNLPEEKIVLALMLYRFAYYIVPVVIALILSMFEFGTSAKRYLEQSKYYTPAKEVTSFLFSYQKMITQKIPSLSLAVLVMFTSMMFLLNNVSIIYDGLYDPNHMFYYIVVTIHTSACLILMLNVRGIFKQSRRAILFAMISVILIFMITVYTNTSFLLITWLIIVFGLLVYAFLKAQVLKRPIRLRHLMSMLIISVVMLTLNHFVIAFVLEAVDAYRIEVDNSMLRYYLWLTILAVIVIVTFIVWLFEQAYKKVKPDNDIAQCEAIIEQYGGNYLSHLLHSGDKQVFMDESEEAFIMYRLKANCLVVLGDPIGNKNRFNALLEALYHYARYVGYEIIFYQATDRYMPLYHDFGNQFFKLGEEAVIDLSTFTTSGKKRRGFRATLNKVEEQNISFEIIEPPFNQDLLKALEQVSDAWLDGKNEMHFSVGRFTHDYLEKAPVGILREADGRIIAFCSLMPIHNDEAISVDLIRWLPEVDLPLMDALYLHMLLWSKEQGYQAFNMGMATLSNVGQNEYSYWNERLAGKVFDNFNTLYRFSGLRRYKEKFKPNWEPRFLVYSRHSSLWQGMYKVLWVIRSKH; encoded by the coding sequence ATGTCGAAAAGAATGAAAAGCAGATTAATCACAGGTGCTAAAGCAGTGTTTGCGGCAGTGCTTTTTATCATAGTTGTGATGACGTTATATCGAGAACTCTCAACTATTAACTTTAAGAAATTGTTTATGCTCTTTGAAAAATTAAACCGCGTGGAACTGACAAGCTTGCTTGTGGTTGGCGGACTATCCATTTTACTGTTGAGTTTTTATGATGTGGTAATGGTACGTACATTAAAACTGAAAATGCCGATGATGAAAGTCATGCGTGTCAGCTATATTATCAATGCTTTGAATTCGATTATCGGGTTCGGAGGATTTATCGGTGCGGGTGTGCGTGTATCGGTATATAAACAATACACAAAAGACACTAAGACTTTGCTGCACTATATTTCATTAGTGCTGCTGTCGATGCTGACAGGCTTAAGTTTATTATCTATTTTAGTTGTGACACATGTCTTTAATGCCAAGCATTTGCTGGATGACTATCCGGTGGTACATGTCTTGTTATATGTTGTGGCGTGCTTCTTGCCTGTGTTTGTATTTGTGACGATTAAAAAGCCAGTACAGCAATCACATCGTTTTACAGGTGTCTATTTGACGATTGTTTCAAGTATTGAATGGCTTGCTGCGAGTATGGTTTTGTATTTTGCATTGCGTATCGTTGATTTGAATGTGGAATTCACTTCATTTGTCGGCATCTTTATTATTGCAGCAATTGCGGGTTTGATCAGTTTCATTCCTGGGGGCTTTGGTGCATTTGATGTCGTGATATTAGTCGGTTTGAAACATTTGAATCTGCCGGAAGAAAAGATTGTTTTAGCCTTGATGCTGTATCGTTTCGCTTATTATATTGTACCGGTTGTCATTGCGTTGATTTTATCAATGTTTGAATTCGGGACTTCAGCCAAACGCTACCTTGAACAATCGAAATATTATACCCCTGCAAAAGAAGTGACATCGTTCTTGTTTTCTTATCAAAAGATGATCACGCAAAAGATTCCGTCATTGTCTTTAGCAGTACTCGTTATGTTTACAAGTATGATGTTCTTATTAAACAATGTCAGTATCATTTATGACGGACTCTATGACCCGAATCACATGTTTTATTATATTGTGGTAACGATTCATACTAGTGCATGTTTGATTTTAATGCTGAATGTACGCGGTATTTTCAAACAAAGCCGACGTGCGATTTTATTTGCGATGATTTCTGTTATTTTAATTTTTATGATTACGGTTTATACCAATACGTCGTTTTTATTAATTACATGGCTGATCATTGTCTTTGGTTTATTGGTTTATGCGTTCTTAAAAGCACAAGTGCTCAAACGTCCGATTCGTTTGCGCCACTTGATGTCAATGCTGATTATTTCGGTTGTGATGTTAACGTTGAATCATTTTGTCATTGCTTTTGTATTAGAAGCAGTCGATGCGTACCGCATTGAGGTCGACAACTCGATGCTGCGCTATTATTTATGGCTGACGATTTTAGCAGTGATTGTTATTGTGACATTTATCGTATGGCTGTTTGAACAAGCATATAAAAAAGTGAAACCTGATAATGATATTGCACAATGCGAAGCGATTATCGAACAATACGGCGGCAACTATTTAAGTCATTTGCTGCATAGCGGAGATAAACAAGTGTTTATGGATGAATCAGAAGAGGCTTTTATTATGTATCGTCTGAAAGCCAATTGCTTAGTTGTGCTAGGTGATCCGATTGGTAATAAAAACCGCTTTAACGCCTTGTTAGAAGCGTTGTATCATTACGCCCGATACGTTGGGTATGAAATTATTTTCTATCAAGCTACAGACCGTTATATGCCGCTGTATCATGATTTCGGGAACCAGTTCTTTAAGCTTGGGGAAGAAGCGGTCATCGATTTAAGCACGTTTACAACTTCAGGCAAAAAACGCAGAGGTTTTCGTGCTACGTTAAATAAAGTCGAAGAACAAAACATCAGTTTTGAAATTATCGAACCGCCGTTTAATCAAGATTTGCTGAAAGCGTTAGAACAAGTCAGTGATGCGTGGCTGGACGGCAAAAATGAAATGCATTTTTCAGTCGGGCGTTTTACACATGATTATTTAGAGAAGGCACCCGTCGGTATTTTAAGAGAGGCGGACGGTCGAATTATTGCTTTTTGCAGCTTAATGCCGATTCATAATGATGAAGCTATTTCTGTCGATTTGATCCGCTGGCTGCCGGAAGTAGATTTACCGCTGATGGATGCGTTATATCTGCATATGCTACTGTGGAGCAAGGAACAGGGGTATCAAGCTTTTAATATGGGTATGGCGACTTTATCTAATGTGGGTCAAAATGAATACTCGTATTGGAATGAACGTTTAGCAGGAAAAGTATTTGATAACTTTAATACATTGTATCGTTTCAGCGGTTTAAGAAGATATAAAGAGAAATTCAAACCGAATTGGGAACCGCGCTTTTTAGTATATTCGCGTCATAGTTCGTTATGGCAAGGAATGTACAAAGTTTTATGGGTAATTCGCTCCAAACATTAA